From the Acinetobacter wanghuae genome, one window contains:
- a CDS encoding DUF3144 domain-containing protein, producing the protein MVQKIEATDVTEEEALNAAFFERADEFIKQANEFSRVEKGSQEKPAEKRGQVSAAMLFGTARFNTWVAANNFKDGNEMRDAKDQVMSYILQQFQMMLEDNYDEYCEQFENYLRFRHNEEFHANKHDHEHKH; encoded by the coding sequence ATGGTTCAAAAGATTGAAGCGACCGATGTAACCGAAGAAGAAGCGTTAAATGCGGCTTTCTTTGAACGTGCTGATGAATTTATTAAACAAGCCAACGAATTTTCTCGTGTGGAAAAAGGTTCTCAAGAGAAACCTGCTGAAAAACGCGGTCAGGTCAGTGCTGCGATGTTATTTGGGACTGCACGTTTCAATACCTGGGTGGCTGCCAATAACTTTAAAGATGGCAACGAAATGCGTGATGCCAAAGATCAAGTGATGTCATATATCTTGCAACAATTCCAAATGATGCTTGAAGACAACTATGATGAATATTGCGAGCAGTTTGAAAACTACTTACGTTTCCGTCATAACGAAGAGTTTCATGCCAATAAACACGACCACGAGCATAAACACTAA